DNA from Candidatus Cloacimonadota bacterium:
AAAAGAGTAAAGATTTCTTCTTTATCTATCTCGATTTCAGGAGAAACATTTTCCGAAATTATTTCAAAAAGCTGATCGATTCCAAGAGGTCCATGTAAATCTAATATTTTTGCATTTTTAACCAGTTTATCAAATTTATCAGGTTTGATATTATCCCGGTCACACAAAATATCCCTGAATTCTGTTTCCAAAATATGATCTGTTAACCTGTTATCGGTTATTCTTTTCAGCAAATGCAAAAGCGCATATTCACCAGCATATTTCTTTCTCCCGTAAAACATGTAAAAACTCACACTAATTAACAGAAAAGCAAGGCTGATCTCGATCGCTTCGAGCCCAAGATCGATAATGAAAAACGAAAAAATAAGAATTCCAAAAATTTGCATCCAGGGATATAAAGGTGCTTTAAAACTCGGTCTGTAATTCTTCAATTTGCTTTCTCTTAAGATAATTACTGCTAGATTAGTCAGAACATAAGCAGTTAAAATTACAACGGAAGCAGCTTTTACTAACATTTCCAAAGGTAGTAGTAAAGCCAGAATAATAAATAATCCGGTGATGAGGATCGAGAGAACAGGTGTTTTAAATCTTTTGTTGACTTTGCTGATAGCATTCGGCAGAAGATTATCTCTGCTTAAAGCCAACGGATAGCGAGATGCGGACATTATTCCGGCATTTGCGGTGGTGATAAAAGCTAATAAAGCTGCAATCGTGATGATGATAAATCCGGGAGTTCCGATAATGTTCTTGGCTGCATCCGCAATCGGTGTAAGTGAACCGGAAAAAATCGTAGTCGGTAAAACTCCAACTGTCACAATAAGGATTAAAGTATAGATAATAGTTACAGCAATTACTGAAAAGATCATACCGAAAGGAATATTCTTTTTGGGATTTTTAACTTCTTCCGAAACACTGGCAACTTTTAATAATCCGCCAAAAGAAATGAAAATAAAACCTGCTGTGACAAAGATGGGATTAATACCATTGGGAGCAAAAGGGGAAAAATGAGATGTATTTATTTTGGAAAATCCGAAAATTATATATAAGACCATCAGGATTAATAAACCGGAAACAAGTGAAACCTGGAATTTTGCTGCTTCTTTTACTCCGACAGAATTCAATACAACAAAAAAGACGCAAACAAGAATTGAAGAAATAAAGGTTGGGAATCCGGTGACGATAAATATTAGTTCCGATATACCGAATATGGCGAAAGCACTTTTCAGTGATAAGGCAAACCAGCTTAAAAAGCCCGAGATAGTACCGATAAACGGTCCTAAACTCCTGTTGATAAAATAGTAATCACCACCTGCTTTGGGCATCGCTGTAGAAAGTTCGACAATACTGAAAATCCCGATTAAAGCCAAAATCCCGGCTAGAAAATATGAGATAAATACTGCTGGTCCGGTGCGAGCAAAAGCAAGTCCGGGTAAGATAAAAATTCCGGAACTTATCATTGCACCTGTGGCAATGCTGAAAACATCGAAGAAATTTAATCCTTTTTTTAGCTTCATTTTAATATTTAGATCAATCTTTTTTATTTCTGTTTTTTGAATTTTTCTTTTGTTTCATTGAGATTTATTTGTCATTTGTTTTTTGTTATCTGGGATTTTCATTTTTGTAACTTTTCATTCTTATAAGCAATCCTCAAAGCATCGATAAATTCATCCAATTCACCTGTCAAAATATTATTCAATTTATAAGAAGTCAAATTAATTCTGTGGTCTGTTACTCTGGATTGAGGAAAATTATAGGTTCGAATTTTAGCGCTTCTATCTCCTGTACCAACTTGAGATCTTCTGGAATTAGCAATTTCTGCTTCCTGCTTGGCAATTTCCAGATCGAGTAAACGGGAACGCAAAACCTTCATTGCTTTATTTTTATTTTTCAGCTGGGATTTCTCATCCTGGCAGATCACGACCATTCCGGTTGGAAGATGCGTAATTCTGACAGCAGAATCGGTTGTATTCACACTTTGTCCGCCATGACCGGAAGAGCGATAAACATCGATCTTCAATTCTTTTTCATTGATCTCGACATCGACATCATCGGCTTCGGGAAGGACAGCAACACTGATCGCAGAAGTATGGATACGACCTTGAGATTCGGTTTCAGGAACTCTTTGAACGCGATGAACTCCGCTCTCAAAACGCATTGTTCCATAAACATTCTCACCGGTAAGAGAAAAAACAACCTCTTTAAATCCTCCTACTCCGGTTGGATTGGAAGAAATTACAGATTGCTTCCATTTTTTTTTTTCAGCAAAATAAGAATACATTCGATAAAGATCAGCAACGAACAAAGCAGCCTCTTCCCCGCCTGTTCCTGCTCTGATTTCGACAATCACATCTTTCTCATCATTCGGATCTTTTGGAGAAAGGAGTTCTTTCAACTTTTCATTCTTTTCTTCCAGTTCGAGCATTAATTCCTGATTTTCTTCCAAAAATAAAGTCTTTAATTCCTCGTCCTTTTCAGTATTCAGCAGTTTTTCATTTTCAGAAATAGAAAATTCAAGTTCTAATTTTTCATCATAACAATTTAAGATTTCTTCCAGTTCCTTAAATCTTTTTGAGATTTTACTGTAATATCTCCTATCAGCCATTTTGGAAGTATCGTAAATATCAAGTTTCAGATTGTTATATTCTTCTCTTAATGACTTGATCTTTGCTTCCGGGATCATTTTTCATCCTCAATAAATTTCAGGTTTTGATATTCTGAAATATCCATTTCCAGAGCACATTTCATAGCAATTACAGCCACTTCTATTTGCTCGTTATCAGGTGGTTGAGTCGTTATTCTCTGCAAAGCAAGTCCGGGAGCAGTCATGATCTTAACCAAAGGGTGATTGATATTTTTACCGGAAAGTTTCAGCACTTCATAAGAAATTCCCGAAATGAAAGGCATCATCAAAAAATGATAACCAAGCCTAACCAGAACAGACGGAACACCGAAATATTTAGCAACGACAGTATCGACGATGGAAAAGATCAAAATAGCGATAAGCAGCACGAAAAATATAAAACTTGTACCACAACGCGGATGTAAAGTAGAAAATTTCTGCACATCATTGGATTTTAAATTACTGTTATTTTCATAAGCATAAACAGATTTATGTTCCGCACCGTGATATTGGAAAATCCTTTTCACATCTTTCATCATCCCGATCAACCAGATATATAAAACAAAAAAAATAATCCTGATCGTACCTGCAAAAAGATTAAAATAGATATTCTCTTTGGCAAGCTTCATCCATTCAGCGATCTGGTACGGCAGGAAAGCAAAAAGCAGGAAAGCCAGTCCGAAAGCAAAGACATAACTGAAAAATTCTTCTATCTTTTTACGGGATTCAGATTTTTCTTTTTTCTTTTTTTTCCCATTTTCCTTTTCTTCTTCTTCCCAATCCAGTTCTGCTCTTTTCGCAGAAAAAGTTAAGGATTTAAATCCGATGATCATCATCTCGATCAGGGAAATAAAACCACGAATTATCGGAAATCCTAAAAATTTATTGTTTTTGGTAACACTGATAAATTTCTGTTTTTTTAACTCAATTTTTTTATTTTTTCTTCTGATCGCTGTTGCCAGA
Protein-coding regions in this window:
- a CDS encoding DUF1385 domain-containing protein; the encoded protein is MNEKKKEIMVGGQAVIEGVMMRGPEYLATAIRRKNKKIELKKQKFISVTKNNKFLGFPIIRGFISLIEMMIIGFKSLTFSAKRAELDWEEEEKENGKKKKKEKSESRKKIEEFFSYVFAFGLAFLLFAFLPYQIAEWMKLAKENIYFNLFAGTIRIIFFVLYIWLIGMMKDVKRIFQYHGAEHKSVYAYENNSNLKSNDVQKFSTLHPRCGTSFIFFVLLIAILIFSIVDTVVAKYFGVPSVLVRLGYHFLMMPFISGISYEVLKLSGKNINHPLVKIMTAPGLALQRITTQPPDNEQIEVAVIAMKCALEMDISEYQNLKFIEDEK
- a CDS encoding amino acid permease translates to MKLKKGLNFFDVFSIATGAMISSGIFILPGLAFARTGPAVFISYFLAGILALIGIFSIVELSTAMPKAGGDYYFINRSLGPFIGTISGFLSWFALSLKSAFAIFGISELIFIVTGFPTFISSILVCVFFVVLNSVGVKEAAKFQVSLVSGLLILMVLYIIFGFSKINTSHFSPFAPNGINPIFVTAGFIFISFGGLLKVASVSEEVKNPKKNIPFGMIFSVIAVTIIYTLILIVTVGVLPTTIFSGSLTPIADAAKNIIGTPGFIIITIAALLAFITTANAGIMSASRYPLALSRDNLLPNAISKVNKRFKTPVLSILITGLFIILALLLPLEMLVKAASVVILTAYVLTNLAVIILRESKLKNYRPSFKAPLYPWMQIFGILIFSFFIIDLGLEAIEISLAFLLISVSFYMFYGRKKYAGEYALLHLLKRITDNRLTDHILETEFRDILCDRDNIKPDKFDKLVKNAKILDLHGPLGIDQLFEIISENVSPEIEIDKEEIFTL
- a CDS encoding peptide chain release factor 1; amino-acid sequence: MIPEAKIKSLREEYNNLKLDIYDTSKMADRRYYSKISKRFKELEEILNCYDEKLELEFSISENEKLLNTEKDEELKTLFLEENQELMLELEEKNEKLKELLSPKDPNDEKDVIVEIRAGTGGEEAALFVADLYRMYSYFAEKKKWKQSVISSNPTGVGGFKEVVFSLTGENVYGTMRFESGVHRVQRVPETESQGRIHTSAISVAVLPEADDVDVEINEKELKIDVYRSSGHGGQSVNTTDSAVRITHLPTGMVVICQDEKSQLKNKNKAMKVLRSRLLDLEIAKQEAEIANSRRSQVGTGDRSAKIRTYNFPQSRVTDHRINLTSYKLNNILTGELDEFIDALRIAYKNEKLQK